The genomic window TCCGGCGCGGCCGGGTGTCCGTTTCGGATCCTTCGACTCCTCGCCGAGGGTCAGGCACGTATCCCAACCCCAGAAGGCGAAGATGGATCCGGTGAGACCGATCACGAACGCACCGAAGGCGACGCCTGTGAACGGGTTGAACCAATCCAGCTCGAAGGTGAGGCCGGCGGGGGAGTCTCCTGCTCCGACATGGACGAGCGCGACGACGGCGAATGCGACGAGAAGCACCATCTGAAATCCGACCAGTGCGAGCTGTAACTTCTCGCTCGTGGTGATACCTCTACTGGCAATCCAGGTGGCAAGGGCTATGAACACCAACGTGGTTCCCACGTTGACCAACTTGTTGCCGGGCAGATCGGCAATGGACGGGGTGTCGGTCAGCTTGGCGATGAACAGGTAGAAGAATTGAACGGCAATGGCTGCGAGGTTCGACAGCACGATGATGGTCGCGATGACCATTCCCCACCCGCACATCCATCCGACGTACGGGCCGAAGGCCTTGGTCGACCAGGTGAAGGATGCTCCGCAATCCGGTGATTCGGAATTGAGTTCCCGGTAGGCGTACGCGGTGAGAAACATCGGGATGAAGCCGGCGATGAGGATCGCAGGCATCTTCAATCCCACGGCCGCCACGATCAGGCCGATGCTGGCCGTCAGTGTGTAACCCGGTGCCACCGAGGAGATTCCCAGGACTGCACCGGAGAACGTGCCCACGGTTCCGGTAGCGAGGCCTTTGGCGCTGACGGCACCCGTTGTCGATACGTCTGCGCCCTCGTTGTTCGCCATGCTCGCTCCTCCGGTCGGCCTGGTCACGAGTCGAATTCCTGCTTGGGGACTACCACCATGGGGACCGGCAGCACGCGGAGCATCTTGGTGGCCGTCGATCCCAGGAAGAGTCGACGGGGTTGAGCGAGTCGACTGGACCCCACCATCACCAGATCGCCGTCCTGCCAGTCCAGTGTGCGCACCGCAGACTCCACCGAGGACCCGTCGGCGATGGTGACCGATACCGGAAAGTCCGGCGGTAGTGCCGATCTTGCTTCGT from Rhodococcus sp. P1Y includes these protein-coding regions:
- a CDS encoding APC family permease, coding for MANNEGADVSTTGAVSAKGLATGTVGTFSGAVLGISSVAPGYTLTASIGLIVAAVGLKMPAILIAGFIPMFLTAYAYRELNSESPDCGASFTWSTKAFGPYVGWMCGWGMVIATIIVLSNLAAIAVQFFYLFIAKLTDTPSIADLPGNKLVNVGTTLVFIALATWIASRGITTSEKLQLALVGFQMVLLVAFAVVALVHVGAGDSPAGLTFELDWFNPFTGVAFGAFVIGLTGSIFAFWGWDTCLTLGEESKDPKRTPGRAGLLCVATILLTYLLVSVAAMMYAGVGESGLGLGNPDNAENVFGTLADPVLGKWGGMLLFLAVLVSSLASLQTTFLPAARTMLAMGAYGAFPKKFAEVSPRFLVPTFATLVAGVVTAVFYTVVTFLSERTLIDTIAALGIMICWYYGITAFACIWYFRASLFTSARNAVFRFLFPLLGGLTLLAVFVVSIQESMNPDNASGASIGGIGLVFFLGFGTLMFGAALMIFRRFHSPAFFQGKTLDRSTSALRDESQLVDGQ